The Thioalkalivibrio sulfidiphilus HL-EbGr7 genome includes the window GACGAGGCCCTGGCCCGGGCGGACCAGATCTGCGCCAAGCGCGGGGTCAAGCTCACGCCCCTGCGCCGCCAGGTGCTGGAGGAGATCTGGCAGAGCCACGAGGCGGTCAAGGCCTACGACCTGATCCGTCAGCTCAGCTCCGCGGATCACACGGTCAAGCCGCCCACGGTCTACCGGGCCCTGGACTTCCTGCTGGAACAGGGGCTCATCCACCGCATCGAGAGCCTCAACGGCTTCGTGGGCTGCGACCGCCCCCACAAGCGGCATCAATCCCAGCTGTTCATCTGCAGGGCCTGCGGACAGGTGAGTGAGTGCGGCGACGACAGCGTCAGCCGCGCCCTGGACCGGGAGGCGGAACGTCAGGGCTTTCTGGTGGAGGAGCGCATCGTCGAGGTGCGCGGGCTGTGTGCCCGCTGCCAGACCCAAGACAAGGTCAACTGATGCCCACGGAATACGTTCGTTTCGAGAACGCCCAGGGCATCGAACTGGCGGGCAAGCTGGAGATTCCTTCCACCCTCCCCCGCACCTGGGCCGTCTACGCCCACTGTTTCACCTGCTCCAAGGACAGCCTGGCCGCGGTGCGCGTCAGTCGCGGCCTGGCGGAACGGGGCATCGGCGTGCTGCGCTTCGACTTCACCGGCATCGGCGAGAGCGGCGGGGAGTTCGAGAAGAGTCATTTCAGCGCCAACGTGGCGGACATCCTGAGCGCCTGTGGCTGGATGGCCTCCCGGGATCGGGCGCCGGCCCTGCTCATCGGCCACAGCCTGGGAGGCGCCGCCGTCCTGGCCGCCGCCGGCGAGATCGACTCGGTGCGCGCCGCGGTCACCATCGCCGCCCCCAGCGAACCGGCCCACATCCGCCACCACTTCTCTGAACAGGTGGATGAGATCCGCAGGGACGGTGCGGCCCGTGTGCAGATCGGCCCCTCGCAGCTGTGCATCACCCGGGACTTCCTCACCGATATCGAGGCCGCGAAACTGGATGACAAGGTGCGCACCCTGCGCTGCGCCCTGCTGGTCATGCACGCCCCTGGCGACCCGGTGGTGGAGATCCACCACGCCCGCCACCTGTTCCAGATCGCCCGTCACCCCAAGAGCTTCGTGTCCCTGGACGATATGGATCATTTGTTGACGGACGCAACCGATGCGGACTACGTAGCGGGCGTGATCGATGCGTGGTCAGCCAGGTACGTCAGTGGCCACATGTGAGCTTCGAGCTCAGCTCCAGCCACAACCGCTCGAAGGCCTGCGCACCCGGATCCCTGGGCGCATAGGCGCACAGGGGGGCGCGCCGTTGACCCATGGCCTCGATGCTGCTCAGGTAGGGGATCGCCGTGTCCAGCAGGGTGCGGATGTCCCGGGCCAGGGAGTCCGAGAGCTCCCGGTGCTGTCGTTTGCGCCGGTCCACCATGGACAGGAAGGGGTAGAGCTTGACCTCGCGGATATGCTCCTTGGCGAGCCAGCTCACCATCTGCGCGTAGGTGCGCACGGACAGGGGCGTGGGGATCGTGGGCGCGGCGATCAGATCGGCGGCGTGGAAGACGTTCTCGGTCACCAGGGAAAAGCTGGGCGGGCAGTCCAGGATCAGGAGATCGAAGTCGTCAGACAGTTCCGCGGCCAGTTCCCGTAGCCTGCGGCGGGGGTGCTCCGCCTTGCGCAGCATCAGGTCCAGGTTGCGGTTGTCGAAGTCAGCAGGCAGTGAGAACAGGCGTTCGTATGCGGTGGAACGCACGGAATCTGCCAGGTCGCCCTTGCCCTTCACGAGGCGCTTGATCGGGTCCTCCAGGCCGGGTTCCACGCCCAGGTACCAGGTGGCGGCCCCCTGCGGGTCCAGGTCCCAGAGCAGCACCCGGTGGCCGTATTCCGTGGCCAGGTAGGCCCGGTTGACGGCCGCGGCGGTCTTGCCCACGCCGCCTTTGAGGTTGTATAGCGCCACTGACTTCATGGAAGATTGGAAACCGATCCGTTGTTCGCCCGTGCAACGATACTGAACGGGCGCCGCGGCGGATGCAACGCAGGGGCCAGCGGTGCGCTCCTGCGCAGACAACCAATAAATACCGCAGACCATCAGGCATAAGGAGGCGTCATGAGTGATCCTGCCCACGTGATCACCCCGTTGGAGGCCGGTTCACTGTCCGGCCTTTTCATTGAACGGGTCCGCCGTTCCCCCAACGCGTTGGCCTATCGCCAGTTTGACATCGGCAAGAACGCCTGGGTGGAGAGCACCTGGAGCGAGGTGGCCACCGAGGTGGGCCGATGGCAGCAGGCCATGCTCAAGGAGGGCCTCAAGCCCGGCGACCGGGTGGCGATCATGCTGCGCAACTGCCGGGAATGGGTGGTGTTCGACCAGGCCTGTCTGGGGCTGGGCCTGATCACCGTGCCCCTGTACACCGACGACCGCCCCGAGAACATCGCCTACATCGTGCGCGAGGCCGATGTGAAGCTGATGGTGGTAGAGGGCCGCCTGCAGTGGAAGAAGATCCTGGAGGTGCGCGACCGCCTCGAAGGTCTCAGGCGCATCATCTCCGTGAACACCATCGAGCCGGATGACAAGCCCGACGACCCGCGCCTGGATTCCCTGTCCGACTGGCTGTTCGGCCTCAAGGGCGAGCTGCAGGCCCATGCCCTGGAGCCCGACGAGCTGGCTACCATCGTCTATACCTCGGGCACCACCGGCAAGCCCAAGGGCGTGATGCTCAGTCACCGCAACATCCTGTTCAACGCCCATGCCTCCAGCCGCTGCGCGGATCTCAACGAACAGGACCTGTTCCTGTCCTTCCTGCCCCTGTCCCACACCCTGGAGCGCACCGCGGGCTACTACATGCCCATGATGGTGGGCGCCGCCGTGGCCTACGCCCGTTCCATCCAGACACTGGCCGATGATCTGGCCACCGTGCGGCCCACGGTGCTGATCTCCGTGCCGCGCATCTACGAGCGGGTCTACGGACGTATCAATGCCGGGCTGAAGGAGAAGTCTCTCTTGGCCCGCAAGCTGTTCATGACCACCGTGGATGTGGGCTGGCGTCGCTTCGAGCACAGCCAGGGCCGCGCCGGCTGGCATCCCAAGCTGCTGCTCTGGCCGCTGCTGGAGAAGCTGGTGGCCAGCAAGGTGCTGGCGCGTCTGGGCGGGCGCCTGCGCTACGCCGTGTGCGGCGGTGCCCCCCTGCCGCCGCCCATTGCGCGATTCTTCATCGGCCTGGGTCTGCCCGTGTTCCACGGTTACGGCATGACCGAGTCGAGCCCGGTGGTGAGCGTAAATCGTCCCGACGACAACGTCCCGGCGAGCATCGGCAAACCCCTGCCCGGTGTGGAGGTGAAGATCGGTGACAAGGACGAGCTGCTGACCCGCAGTCCTTCCGTGATGCTCGGCTACTGGAACAACGAGGAGGCCACCCGCGCGACCATCGACAGCGAGGGCTGGCTGCACAGCGGCGACAAGGCGCGCATGGACGAGACCGGGCACCTCTACATCACCGGGCGCATCAAGGAGATCATCGTGCTGGGCAATGGTGAGAAGGTGCCGCCCGCCGACATGGAGATGGCCATCGCCCTGGACCCGCTGTTCGACCAGGTCATGGTCATCGGCGAGGGCCGGCCCGCGCTCGCCGCCATCGTGGTGCTCAATCCCGAGGAATGGGCCGCCCTGGCAAAGGAACTGGACCTGGATCCCGAGAGCGAGGCGGATCTAAACGGCCGCTTCCTGGAGAAGACCCTGCGTACCCGCATCGCCAGGCAGCTCCATGAATTTCCCGGCTACGCCCAGGTGCGCAAGCTGATCGTCACCCTGGAGCCCTGGACGGTGGACGACGGCCTGCTCACGCCCACCCTCAAGATGAAGCGCGCACGCATCCTCGAGCGCTACAAGGACCAGGTCGAGGCCCTCTACGAAGGCTACACCGAGTGAGCGACACGCCCCGGGAGCCCTGCCTGCGCCTGCCCGCGGCCGCCGCGCCCACCAACGCGGGAGGTGACATCTTCGGCGGCTGGATCATGGCCCAGATGGACATCGCCGGCAGCATCCCGGCGGTGCGCCGTGCCCGGGGGCGGGTGGTCACCGCCGCCGTGGAAGCCATGCATTTCAGAAGGCCCGTGCAGCGGGGCGACATGGTGAGCCTGTACGCCGAAGTGCTCACGGAGGGCCGCAGTTCCATGACCGTAGCCGTGGAGGTGTGCGTGGAGCGCAACCCCTATGAACCCGAGATCCTGACCGTCGCCGATGGGCGGCTGGTCTACGTGGCAGTGGATGCCGATGGCAAGCCCCGGCCCCTGCCGGGTGCATGACGACGACAATAAAACCAACGACACAGCGGGAGAGAAATCCATGCAGCATCGCCTGAACAAGACCACCCTGGCCTGGGCCGTGGGTCTGGCCCTGGGCGCCGCCCCCGGCGCCCTGCTGGCCGCCGGCTTCTACATCCAGGAGCAGAGCGTCAGCGGTCTGGGCCGCGCCTTCGCCGGTGAGGCGGCCATCGCCTCGGATGCCAGTACCATCTATTTCAATCCGGCGGGCATGACCAGGCTCAAGGCGCCCGAGTTTCAGGCGGCGGTGCATCTGCTGGTGCCGAAGTCGACGGTGACCAATAGCGATTCCAGGGCGATCACCCCGGGTACAGGTGGAAATCCGCTGCCCTATGAAGGCGGAAGCGGGGGCAACCCCTACGAGCCGAGCCCCGTTCCCAACCTGTTTTACGCGCGCCCGCTGAACGAGCAGACCTGGTTCGGCCTGGGGATCACGGCGCCTTTCGGGCTGGCGAATGAGTACGACCGGAATTTCTTTGCCCGCTATGACTCCACCGAGACCTCACTCAAGGTCATCGACATCGCACCGAGCATCGCATACCAGTTGAACGACCGGGTTTCCATCGGCGGCGGCATCAATATCCAGTATGCCGATGCGACCCTGAAAAACGCGCTTCCTGATCCGACGCGCGTCGGGGGGCCTTCCGTGGATACCGATGGTGAGTTCGCACTGAGCGGTGACAGTTGGGATTACGGTTTCAATATCGGGCTTCTCGTGGACCTGAGTGACGACACCCGGATAGGCGTCCATTATCGCCAGGGAATCACTCACACCCTCGAGGGTACTGCGACAACCCGTCTGCCTTTCGGCCTCGGTGGCACGTCGGTATCGCAGGGTGGCGAGGCAGACCTCAAGTTGCCCGACATGGTGTCAGTGGGCTTGTCGCACAGATTCACGGATCGCTGGACCGGTCTGGCCCAGTACACCTGGTTCAACTGGTCCAACTTCGATGAGATCGCCGTGAAGCTGGCATCGGGTGATCATCCGGATCCGGTCCGACAGAACTACAAGAACAGCTGGGCACTGGCCCTGGGGGCTGAATACCAGCTGGATGATCGCTGGACGCTGCGCGGAGGCATCCAGTACGACACGACACCAACGCAGGATGGGTTCCGAACCACCCGCACGCCCGATGGCGATCGCACCTGGTTCTCTGCGGGTGCCAGCTATGAACGGGATAGCCGTCTCGGCTTCGACCTTGCCTACACCTACATTGATGTGGCCAAGGAGTCGCTGAATCTGGATCGTGAGTTCTACGATGGTTTGCCTTTTGCCTCGTCTGTCCAGTTGAGAGGCACCACCGAAGGCCACGTCCACATCCTTGCCGCGGCCCTGCGCTACCGGTTCTGAGGCTCCTCACCATACCTGGCCTGCAACTGGGCCAGGTGTCTTGCATACAGTTCCCAGATCCGGGGCGCCATGGCGCCCCGGCTTCCGGGATAGGTCAGGCGCATGGGATCGAAGCGGGTGAGCCGCTCGGTCTCGGTCAGGCGCAGCACGCCATCGATGACGTGGAAGATCAGCACGTGGGTGC containing:
- a CDS encoding AMP-dependent synthetase/ligase — its product is MSDPAHVITPLEAGSLSGLFIERVRRSPNALAYRQFDIGKNAWVESTWSEVATEVGRWQQAMLKEGLKPGDRVAIMLRNCREWVVFDQACLGLGLITVPLYTDDRPENIAYIVREADVKLMVVEGRLQWKKILEVRDRLEGLRRIISVNTIEPDDKPDDPRLDSLSDWLFGLKGELQAHALEPDELATIVYTSGTTGKPKGVMLSHRNILFNAHASSRCADLNEQDLFLSFLPLSHTLERTAGYYMPMMVGAAVAYARSIQTLADDLATVRPTVLISVPRIYERVYGRINAGLKEKSLLARKLFMTTVDVGWRRFEHSQGRAGWHPKLLLWPLLEKLVASKVLARLGGRLRYAVCGGAPLPPPIARFFIGLGLPVFHGYGMTESSPVVSVNRPDDNVPASIGKPLPGVEVKIGDKDELLTRSPSVMLGYWNNEEATRATIDSEGWLHSGDKARMDETGHLYITGRIKEIIVLGNGEKVPPADMEMAIALDPLFDQVMVIGEGRPALAAIVVLNPEEWAALAKELDLDPESEADLNGRFLEKTLRTRIARQLHEFPGYAQVRKLIVTLEPWTVDDGLLTPTLKMKRARILERYKDQVEALYEGYTE
- a CDS encoding acyl-CoA thioesterase; this translates as MSDTPREPCLRLPAAAAPTNAGGDIFGGWIMAQMDIAGSIPAVRRARGRVVTAAVEAMHFRRPVQRGDMVSLYAEVLTEGRSSMTVAVEVCVERNPYEPEILTVADGRLVYVAVDADGKPRPLPGA
- a CDS encoding alpha/beta hydrolase family protein; its protein translation is MPTEYVRFENAQGIELAGKLEIPSTLPRTWAVYAHCFTCSKDSLAAVRVSRGLAERGIGVLRFDFTGIGESGGEFEKSHFSANVADILSACGWMASRDRAPALLIGHSLGGAAVLAAAGEIDSVRAAVTIAAPSEPAHIRHHFSEQVDEIRRDGAARVQIGPSQLCITRDFLTDIEAAKLDDKVRTLRCALLVMHAPGDPVVEIHHARHLFQIARHPKSFVSLDDMDHLLTDATDADYVAGVIDAWSARYVSGHM
- a CDS encoding ParA family protein; its protein translation is MKSVALYNLKGGVGKTAAAVNRAYLATEYGHRVLLWDLDPQGAATWYLGVEPGLEDPIKRLVKGKGDLADSVRSTAYERLFSLPADFDNRNLDLMLRKAEHPRRRLRELAAELSDDFDLLILDCPPSFSLVTENVFHAADLIAAPTIPTPLSVRTYAQMVSWLAKEHIREVKLYPFLSMVDRRKRQHRELSDSLARDIRTLLDTAIPYLSSIEAMGQRRAPLCAYAPRDPGAQAFERLWLELSSKLTCGH
- a CDS encoding transcriptional repressor → MEHEHNHDACIDEALARADQICAKRGVKLTPLRRQVLEEIWQSHEAVKAYDLIRQLSSADHTVKPPTVYRALDFLLEQGLIHRIESLNGFVGCDRPHKRHQSQLFICRACGQVSECGDDSVSRALDREAERQGFLVEERIVEVRGLCARCQTQDKVN
- a CDS encoding OmpP1/FadL family transporter, whose amino-acid sequence is MQHRLNKTTLAWAVGLALGAAPGALLAAGFYIQEQSVSGLGRAFAGEAAIASDASTIYFNPAGMTRLKAPEFQAAVHLLVPKSTVTNSDSRAITPGTGGNPLPYEGGSGGNPYEPSPVPNLFYARPLNEQTWFGLGITAPFGLANEYDRNFFARYDSTETSLKVIDIAPSIAYQLNDRVSIGGGINIQYADATLKNALPDPTRVGGPSVDTDGEFALSGDSWDYGFNIGLLVDLSDDTRIGVHYRQGITHTLEGTATTRLPFGLGGTSVSQGGEADLKLPDMVSVGLSHRFTDRWTGLAQYTWFNWSNFDEIAVKLASGDHPDPVRQNYKNSWALALGAEYQLDDRWTLRGGIQYDTTPTQDGFRTTRTPDGDRTWFSAGASYERDSRLGFDLAYTYIDVAKESLNLDREFYDGLPFASSVQLRGTTEGHVHILAAALRYRF